One Sulfolobales archaeon genomic window, CCTAGCAAGAAGAGTCTTGGAACCATGGATACACGGGTTCTCACCAAAATACCTATATAAAACCGCCTTAACAGCTAGCTGGATAGCTTCCTCAGCATTAAAACATGTGCCATCATAATCGCCTTCAGAGAGATCTCTAACAGCTCTAACTAGAAACCTCTCAGCGCGCTTCCGCAGTAGAGTATAATACTCACCACTCACACATGACGCACCTACCATGTATAAATATGCTAAGGCTGCAAATGAATTTGAGGTTCCAACCCCCCATGATATTCCTATCAACTTAGAACCTTATAGTGAGCTTCATAGTGACTTTATAACTAAACACCCCAGTTCCTGGGATGAGAAGAGGTTATCCATATACAGCGAGCCCCGCGAAGGCCGATCTTCTCTCGTCTTAAAGGGTTGAGCTTTTAAATCCGGCCTCTCACCCTAGAGGGAACCCTCATCCTTCAGGGCAGGGAGATTATATCGATCAACTGAGGACAAAGATCCATTCTAAGCCTCATGAATAGACTAAGATTACCGTTCATCCGAGAGCGGTCTTTTATCATTGTTTATGGTTATCTATATCCGCCCTCGGATTCATCACGGTCTCCCCGAGCACCTTTGCCGTGGTTCTCCCACGGATCTCGGAAACCCGGGGTCACTGATAAACATATGGTCTTCGGAGCTCATATATGTATCGGCATAGCTAATAGCCTTGAAAGGTCTTAACCATGAACCCATATAAAAGCTTCCAAAAATAATCAAAGATACTTCAACCCCCAAACTCCTATTTTAGTTATGTAGAAGAGATCACGATATTCGATGCTCTGCTTATAAACCAAGGAGGAGCTGAGGGCATGGTGGGCTTTAAGAATCTATGTTAAAGCCTCTTAGCTATGTGATCCAGCTAATGAGCTGAATGGTTTTTCCCTAACCTCTTATCGGTATTCCATTGTTCAACGCATCTACTAAGGCTGTTTGTGACTTGGTAATGCATTTAAATGCCTCGGATTATTCCTGGTTTACCATATAAGCTTTTATCAATGTTTAATATATGGTGTTGCAATGACCCAAAGTGAGATCTTTTTAGGTAGGTATGTTGGTAAGAGGGTTAAGA contains:
- a CDS encoding HEPN domain-containing protein, giving the protein MSGEYYTLLRKRAERFLVRAVRDLSEGDYDGTCFNAEEAIQLAVKAVLYRYFGENPCIHGSKTLLARLRNLFMDAGGDSIASLLNRFIADNRDALDILEESYII